The following are encoded together in the Microterricola viridarii genome:
- a CDS encoding ABC transporter substrate-binding protein has protein sequence MKKATIAAVITASALVLTACSGGTSTDSGTDAAGGDAVKALSIGNFLDITSWDPALADIGFDGPYLSAIYDPLLTVDGDGQPQPALATDWEVSDDFKTITMNLRTDAEFSNGEAFNADVAVQSLDYLKAGVRSQEAFQKVESFEAVDEDTIAIHLTQRDDTILYFMGLGRSYMMAPEAMTAGTLAETPVGSGPYTLGDASIPGAEYHFDKVAGHWASADFPFDPLTVTPLSDATAMLNGMEGGQFNLIYGDKTGMDMAPDNDWNVSSGLSMWVGLQFSDRVGATEMGKPLGDVRVRQALNYAFDGQQMVDTIGQGVGVATNQVFPAETAGYVKALNDIHKPSMDKAKALLAEAGYADGFDVTMPMAPPFQPWQAIVEQTFGELGIRVTFKETDFMQYMSVAPEYPMFVAVIAMDANPVATVERQIAKPQWYNPNPGIAEFPEIQKQIDVVFSAEPGDAQTAEIEKLNTLVTEQAFFSVWSQSTNTYISTSDFTVTPVVGMMFPTLRQIKVVG, from the coding sequence ATGAAAAAGGCAACGATCGCGGCGGTCATCACCGCCAGCGCACTCGTGCTCACCGCCTGCAGCGGCGGCACGAGCACAGACTCCGGCACAGACGCTGCGGGCGGCGACGCCGTCAAGGCATTGAGCATCGGCAACTTCCTCGACATCACGTCGTGGGACCCGGCCCTCGCCGACATCGGCTTCGACGGCCCCTACCTGTCGGCCATCTACGACCCCCTGCTCACCGTCGACGGCGACGGCCAGCCCCAGCCGGCCCTCGCCACCGACTGGGAGGTGTCAGACGACTTCAAGACCATCACGATGAACCTCCGCACCGACGCCGAGTTCTCCAACGGCGAGGCGTTCAACGCCGACGTCGCGGTGCAGAGCCTGGACTACCTCAAGGCCGGCGTGCGCTCGCAGGAGGCCTTCCAGAAGGTGGAGAGCTTCGAGGCCGTCGACGAAGACACCATCGCGATCCACCTCACGCAGCGCGACGACACGATCCTCTACTTCATGGGGCTCGGCCGCAGCTACATGATGGCGCCGGAGGCAATGACTGCCGGCACGCTCGCCGAGACGCCCGTCGGCTCCGGCCCGTACACCCTCGGTGACGCGTCGATCCCGGGCGCGGAGTACCACTTCGACAAGGTCGCCGGGCACTGGGCGTCTGCCGATTTCCCCTTCGACCCGCTCACCGTCACGCCGCTCTCTGACGCAACCGCCATGCTCAACGGCATGGAGGGAGGCCAGTTCAACCTCATCTACGGCGACAAGACCGGCATGGACATGGCGCCGGACAACGACTGGAACGTCAGCTCCGGCCTGTCCATGTGGGTCGGCCTGCAGTTCAGCGACCGCGTCGGCGCGACCGAGATGGGCAAGCCGCTCGGTGATGTGCGAGTGCGCCAGGCGCTGAACTACGCCTTCGATGGCCAGCAGATGGTCGACACGATCGGTCAGGGGGTTGGCGTCGCAACCAACCAGGTGTTCCCCGCCGAGACCGCCGGTTACGTCAAGGCACTCAACGACATCCACAAGCCGAGCATGGACAAGGCGAAGGCTCTGCTGGCCGAGGCCGGCTACGCCGACGGATTCGATGTGACGATGCCGATGGCGCCGCCGTTCCAGCCGTGGCAGGCCATTGTCGAGCAGACGTTCGGCGAGCTCGGCATCCGGGTCACCTTCAAGGAGACCGACTTCATGCAGTACATGTCGGTCGCCCCGGAGTACCCGATGTTCGTCGCCGTGATCGCGATGGACGCCAACCCGGTCGCCACGGTCGAGCGCCAGATCGCGAAGCCGCAGTGGTACAACCCGAACCCGGGCATTGCGGAGTTCCCCGAGATCCAGAAGCAGATCGACGTCGTCTTCTCGGCGGAGCCGGGTGACGCCCAGACGGCAGAGATCGAGAAGCTCAACACCCTCGTGACCGAGCAGGCGTTCTTCTCGGTGTGGAGCCAGTCGACGAACACCTACATCTCCACCTCGGACTTCACCGTGACCCCGGTCGTCGGAATGATGTTCCCGACGCTGCGGCAGATCAAGGTCGTGGGCTAG
- a CDS encoding ABC transporter permease, protein MLTFTLKRLLSGVVLLFAVATATFFLAYAAIPDPTLGLLGSAATPEAQAALAAKIGTDRPVLVQYIDWLANMVQGDFGTSWKNFQPVGKQIGLKLPVTLSVVIVSILLSALLGGVLGVIAGLRPNTWIDKVVKAGAVILFALPGFWVALVLVMTFAVQLKWFPAVGFVQPSESIPGWLQSITLPAISLALGAIVMIAEQLRNAIIQADSQDYMRTLRSRGLPGWRIVVHLLRNSAPASLTILALMFVGLLSGAIIVEQIFALPGIGPLTLSSSQNGDIPMLLGITVITVIFVVVINFLLDILLGWVNPKARVK, encoded by the coding sequence ATGCTCACCTTCACCCTCAAGCGGCTCCTCTCCGGGGTGGTGCTCCTGTTCGCGGTGGCGACAGCGACGTTCTTCCTCGCCTACGCCGCGATCCCAGACCCCACCCTCGGCCTCCTCGGCAGCGCGGCGACGCCGGAGGCTCAGGCCGCCCTCGCCGCGAAGATCGGCACCGACCGGCCCGTGCTCGTGCAGTACATCGACTGGCTCGCCAACATGGTGCAGGGCGACTTCGGCACCTCGTGGAAGAACTTCCAGCCGGTCGGCAAGCAGATCGGCCTGAAACTGCCGGTCACGCTCTCCGTCGTGATCGTGTCGATCCTGCTCTCTGCCCTGCTGGGCGGGGTGCTCGGCGTCATCGCCGGCCTCCGGCCGAACACCTGGATCGACAAGGTCGTCAAGGCCGGTGCCGTCATCCTCTTCGCCCTTCCCGGATTCTGGGTCGCGCTCGTGCTCGTGATGACCTTTGCCGTGCAGCTCAAATGGTTCCCGGCTGTCGGATTCGTGCAGCCATCGGAATCCATTCCCGGCTGGCTGCAGTCGATCACGCTGCCGGCGATCTCGCTCGCCCTCGGCGCGATCGTGATGATCGCCGAGCAGCTGCGGAACGCGATCATCCAGGCCGACAGCCAGGACTACATGCGCACGCTGCGCAGCCGCGGCTTGCCCGGCTGGCGGATCGTCGTGCACCTGCTGCGCAACTCCGCCCCGGCCTCGCTGACGATCCTCGCCCTCATGTTCGTCGGGCTCCTCTCTGGCGCCATCATCGTGGAGCAGATCTTCGCGCTGCCCGGCATTGGGCCGCTGACGCTCTCCTCCTCGCAGAACGGCGACATCCCGATGCTGCTCGGAATCACAGTGATCACTGTGATCTTCGTCGTCGTCATCAACTTCCTGCTCGACATCCTGCTCGGCTGGGTCAACCCGAAGGCGCGTGTGAAATGA